A genomic stretch from Centroberyx gerrardi isolate f3 chromosome 10, fCenGer3.hap1.cur.20231027, whole genome shotgun sequence includes:
- the LOC139927433 gene encoding gamma-crystallin M1-like, protein MGKIVFYEDRNFQGRSYECMSDCSDMSSYLSRCHSCRVESGCFMVYERPNFMGQQFFMRRGDYHDMQRMMSMGMMFDTIRSCRMIPYHRGQFRMRIYERENFGGQMNELMDDCDNIMDRYRMNDCMSCNVMDGHWLMYEQPHYRGRMMYMRPGEYRSFRDMGWSGSRFMSMRRITDMC, encoded by the exons ATGGGCAAG ATTGTTTTCTACGAGGACAGGAACTTCCAGGGTCGTTCCTATGAGTGCATGAGCGACTGCTCTGACATGTCCTCCTACCTGAGCAGGTGCCACTCCTGCAGGGTGGAGAGCGGCTGCTTCATGGTCTATGAGCGTCCCAACTTCATGGGCCAGCAGTTCTTCATGAGGAGGGGAGACTACCATGACATGCAGCGCATGATGAGCATGGGAATGATGTTTGACACCATCAGGTCCTGCAGAATGATCCCCTAT CACAGAGGCCAGTTCAGGATGAGGATCTACGAGAGGGAGAACTTCGGTGGTCAGATGAATGAGCTGATGGACGACTGTGACAACATCATGGATCGTTACCGTATGAACGACTGCATGTCCTGCAACGTGATGGACGGCCACTGGCTGATGTACGAGCAGCCCCACTACAGAGGCAGGATGATGTACATGAGGCCTGGAGAGTACAGGAGCTTCAGGGACATGGGCTGGAGCGGCAGCAGGTTCATGAGCATGAGGCGCATCACTGATATGTGCTAA
- the LOC139927437 gene encoding gamma-crystallin M2-like, translating into MGKIIFYEDRNFQGRSYECSNDCTDLHSYFSRCNSIRVESGCFMIYERPNYMGHQYFMRRGEYPDYQRWMGFSSCIRSCRMIPMYRGSYRMRIYEKADFSGHMMEFMDDCPCVSDRFHHRHVYSCNVMNGYWIFYEYPNYRGRQYFMRPGEYRRYREWCATCAIVGSFRRVTDF; encoded by the exons ATGGGCAAG ATTATCTTTTACGAGGACAGGAACTTCCAAGGTCGGAGCTATGAGTGCAGCAATGACTGCACAGACCTTCACTCGTACTTCAGCCGCTGCAACTCCATCCGGGTGGAGAGCGGCTGCTTCATGATCTATGAGCGTCCCAACTACATGGGCCATCAGTACTTCATGAGGAGGGGAGAGTATCCTGACTACCAGAGATGGATGGGATTCAGTAGTTGTATCCGCTCATGCCGAATGATTCCAATG TACCGTGGTTCATATAGGATGCGTATCTATGAGAAGGCCGACTTCAGCGGTCACATGATGGAGTTCATGGATGactgtccctgtgtgtctgaCCGTTTCCATCATCGCCATGTCTACTCCTGTAATGTTATGAATGGCTACTGGATCTTCTATGAGTACCCCAACTACCGAGGCAGACAGTACTTCATGAGACCCGGGGAGTACAGGAGGTACCGCGAATGGTGCGCCACCTGCGCCATCGTCGGCTCCTTCAGGAGGGTCACTGATTTTTAG